In the Maribacter sp. MJ134 genome, one interval contains:
- a CDS encoding NTP/NDP exchange transporter: MIKNLVKKLFDIREGEFKVCLWMLSYIFLTITVLLIIKPTVNALFLSELGVEQLPFAFLLVAVTAMVSSFFYSRAVSKYALNKVIKTTLISSIVILIGLGILLTLNIINIFVLYFFYTWVAIYAVLSASQFWVLANLVYNVREAKRLFGFIGSGAIMGGIIGGYLTSILAPYIGNENLVFIAAFLLFLCIPLLQKVWVNRVKNLGDFKEKKRTVSTAERPLRLVLKSKHLSYIACIVAVSVLVAKLVDYLFSDFAAATFEDADELTAFFAFWFSTFNLLSLVIQLFFTHRIVGIWGVGFSLLLLPIGIFGGSIFFLLLPELSAVVVIKAMDGILKQSVHKSASELLALPLPFELKNKTKSFIDVVVDSIATGIAGCLLIFVIRGLDLPSFYIGVLILALVVLWLFFIFKVRKEYYRTFRTNLEILTDKKTNTKKSSEKPASVVQGMRTVFNNGTEEQILFMLQKLMEINDKRFEEAVERLLDHPSVQVKTAAIQNLYFLNSKSMTADIGLLLKIDNHELTVATLAYVLRFAEKESEFVYEQYLNHTNTRIANAALYCLAREVRDNFALQKQFNVRALLEQQLKNIGARDAWTEDIKPLIETIGVANLPHFYPVLLKYLEHPDPEIVAETIRAMGQSMHPMFLTELLPFLANKQQRKTTVKALQHYGPRLLPVLTENVQKRKQPLPVLRFIPMVIQSFSSKQAVKSLLLLLKDTDLTIRLEVVRALSTMRSSHPELKFNRYKVVSSIYEECKLHHQTLAAMHTQIIISYRNRKKSRKEISDAEREARTSLLELLERRLDAGLERIFKLLGLRYRQTDINIAYEGLLSEKEEAQTNAIEFLDNLLTGDLKRKLLPIIEDSAVDISSEAELQKIKHKIPTELECFQLLLQENDLKVKLAVLYLISQQKEVKYLPIVERYTDSEDLKLRTFAREAKEALV; this comes from the coding sequence ATGATTAAAAATTTAGTAAAGAAGCTATTTGATATACGGGAGGGCGAATTCAAAGTATGCCTTTGGATGCTCTCCTATATCTTTTTGACCATAACGGTTTTATTGATCATAAAGCCCACCGTAAATGCACTGTTCCTTTCTGAACTTGGTGTGGAGCAATTACCTTTTGCCTTTTTATTGGTGGCCGTTACGGCCATGGTCAGTTCTTTTTTCTACTCCCGTGCCGTGTCCAAATATGCGCTCAATAAGGTTATTAAGACCACCTTAATAAGTTCTATCGTAATTCTTATAGGTCTGGGAATCCTATTGACCTTGAACATCATCAATATCTTTGTCCTGTACTTTTTTTATACCTGGGTAGCCATTTATGCGGTACTTTCCGCATCACAATTCTGGGTGTTGGCCAATTTGGTGTACAACGTTAGGGAAGCAAAACGACTTTTTGGTTTCATAGGTTCTGGTGCCATCATGGGCGGAATCATAGGGGGATACCTTACCTCGATTCTCGCGCCCTATATTGGCAATGAAAATCTAGTATTTATTGCGGCATTCCTATTATTTCTTTGTATACCCTTACTACAAAAGGTCTGGGTTAACCGCGTTAAAAACCTAGGTGACTTTAAAGAGAAAAAAAGAACGGTCAGCACTGCAGAACGACCTTTACGTCTTGTTTTAAAATCAAAACACCTGAGCTACATTGCGTGTATCGTGGCAGTAAGTGTACTGGTCGCTAAGTTGGTGGATTATCTGTTCAGCGATTTTGCGGCGGCGACGTTTGAGGATGCGGATGAACTCACCGCTTTCTTCGCATTTTGGTTTTCAACCTTCAATCTATTGTCCCTAGTCATACAGTTATTCTTCACCCACCGTATTGTAGGCATTTGGGGTGTCGGGTTTTCACTTTTATTACTTCCGATAGGTATTTTTGGTGGAAGCATTTTCTTTTTACTCTTACCGGAGCTTTCTGCGGTTGTGGTCATCAAGGCGATGGACGGTATCCTGAAACAATCCGTTCATAAAAGCGCTTCGGAACTATTGGCACTGCCCCTACCCTTTGAGTTGAAGAACAAGACCAAATCCTTTATAGATGTGGTCGTAGACAGTATCGCTACCGGTATTGCCGGTTGTCTCCTAATTTTTGTCATCCGGGGGTTGGATTTGCCCTCCTTCTATATTGGAGTGCTTATTTTGGCCCTAGTGGTACTTTGGTTGTTCTTTATTTTCAAAGTTCGAAAGGAATACTATCGGACTTTCCGAACCAACCTGGAAATCCTTACGGATAAAAAAACGAACACAAAAAAGTCTTCGGAAAAGCCGGCTTCGGTGGTACAGGGAATGCGTACCGTTTTTAATAACGGAACGGAAGAACAAATCCTTTTTATGCTCCAAAAATTGATGGAAATCAACGATAAGCGTTTTGAGGAAGCTGTAGAACGCCTTTTAGACCATCCGTCCGTACAAGTAAAGACCGCCGCCATCCAGAACCTATATTTCCTGAACAGTAAAAGTATGACCGCCGATATTGGTCTACTTTTAAAGATAGATAATCATGAGCTTACTGTGGCGACCTTGGCCTATGTATTGCGGTTTGCAGAAAAGGAATCGGAATTTGTGTACGAACAATACCTTAACCATACCAACACTAGAATCGCGAATGCCGCCCTATATTGTTTGGCTAGGGAAGTGCGGGATAATTTCGCTCTACAAAAACAATTTAACGTAAGAGCACTGCTGGAGCAGCAGCTAAAAAATATAGGTGCCAGAGATGCGTGGACCGAAGACATAAAACCGCTTATTGAGACCATCGGGGTGGCCAACTTGCCCCATTTTTATCCGGTGCTTCTGAAATATCTTGAACATCCGGACCCAGAAATAGTCGCTGAAACCATTAGGGCCATGGGGCAAAGCATGCACCCTATGTTTTTAACGGAACTCCTTCCTTTTCTTGCTAATAAGCAGCAAAGAAAAACTACGGTCAAGGCTCTACAACATTACGGACCAAGATTATTACCGGTACTTACGGAGAACGTTCAAAAAAGAAAACAGCCCTTACCGGTGTTACGCTTTATTCCTATGGTGATACAGTCCTTTAGTTCGAAGCAGGCCGTAAAAAGCTTGCTCCTACTTTTAAAGGACACCGATTTGACCATTCGCCTAGAGGTGGTCCGAGCCTTGAGTACCATGCGCAGCTCGCATCCGGAACTGAAATTTAACCGGTACAAAGTGGTATCCAGTATCTATGAAGAATGCAAGCTGCACCACCAGACCTTGGCGGCCATGCATACCCAAATTATTATTTCCTATCGGAACCGAAAAAAGTCCAGAAAGGAAATCAGCGATGCGGAGCGCGAAGCACGTACCAGTCTTTTGGAACTGTTAGAACGAAGGTTGGATGCCGGTCTGGAACGTATTTTTAAACTCTTGGGTCTACGCTATCGCCAAACCGATATCAATATTGCTTATGAAGGCCTCCTGAGCGAAAAAGAGGAAGCGCAAACCAATGCCATAGAATTTTTAGACAACCTTTTAACGGGCGACCTAAAACGCAAACTGCTACCCATTATAGAGGACTCCGCAGTGGATATTTCCTCTGAGGCCGAACTTCAAAAAATTAAGCATAAGATACCGACAGAGCTAGAATGTTTTCAATTGCTACTACAGGAAAACGACCTTAAAGTAAAATTGGCCGTGCTCTACCTTATATCACAACAAAAAGAGGTAAAGTACCTGCCTATCGTAGAAAGGTATACGGATAGCGAAGATCTCAAATTAAGGACTTTTGCGAGAGAGGCTAAGGAAGCGTTGGTTTAA